One window of Streptomyces sp. NBC_00273 genomic DNA carries:
- a CDS encoding MerR family transcriptional regulator, producing the protein MNEPAQPGEPAGPAHGITTGAVARRLGVAPTTLRSWDRRYGIGPAAREDGKHRRWTSGDIAVLQEMCRLTASGVPPAEAARAALAGTVPAAPAAPAPSAPSVPAAVTAAAPARQPGSGNGLPLGDVRQECRGLGRAAVRLDSPTMDEMLGSLIGEYGLVTTWEEVMVPTLHAVGRKWETSGDQYVEVEHLLSWHVSTALRRVSIGAPSGPRASAPPILLACVPGEQHTLPLEALTAGLAELGLPARMFGAAVPPEALDQAVRRTGPVAVVLWAQARSTAHHALARHVADTTWGVKGARARTTVLLAGPGWAGPVPAPGMLRPGGLREALGLLRGLCEAATTAAGRGGAGAAAHRS; encoded by the coding sequence ATGAACGAGCCCGCACAGCCCGGCGAGCCCGCCGGGCCCGCGCACGGCATCACCACCGGAGCCGTGGCACGCCGGCTGGGGGTCGCCCCCACGACGCTGCGCTCCTGGGACCGGCGGTACGGCATCGGGCCGGCCGCCCGCGAGGACGGCAAGCACCGGCGGTGGACCTCCGGGGACATCGCGGTCCTCCAGGAGATGTGCCGCCTGACCGCGTCGGGGGTGCCGCCCGCGGAGGCCGCGCGCGCCGCCCTGGCCGGGACGGTGCCCGCCGCGCCCGCCGCACCCGCGCCCTCGGCACCCTCGGTGCCCGCGGCCGTCACCGCCGCAGCACCGGCCCGTCAGCCGGGTTCGGGCAACGGCCTGCCGCTCGGCGACGTGCGCCAGGAGTGCCGGGGGCTGGGCCGCGCCGCCGTCCGCCTCGATTCACCGACCATGGACGAGATGCTCGGCTCCCTGATCGGCGAGTACGGCCTCGTCACCACCTGGGAGGAGGTGATGGTGCCGACCCTGCACGCCGTGGGGCGCAAGTGGGAGACCTCGGGCGACCAGTACGTCGAGGTCGAGCACCTGCTCTCCTGGCACGTCTCGACCGCGCTGCGCCGCGTGAGCATCGGGGCGCCGTCCGGACCCCGGGCGAGCGCTCCCCCGATCCTGCTGGCGTGCGTACCGGGCGAGCAGCACACGCTCCCGCTGGAGGCGCTCACTGCCGGTCTCGCCGAACTGGGACTGCCCGCCCGGATGTTCGGGGCGGCGGTGCCGCCCGAGGCGCTCGACCAGGCCGTGCGCCGGACGGGACCGGTCGCGGTCGTGCTGTGGGCCCAGGCCCGCTCCACGGCGCACCACGCCCTGGCCCGGCACGTCGCCGACACCACCTGGGGCGTCAAGGGCGCCCGGGCCCGGACCACGGTCCTCCTGGCGGGCCCCGGCTGGGCGGGGCCGGTACCCGCCCCGGGCATGCTGCGCCCCGGCGGGCTGCGGGAGGCCCTGGGCCTGCTGCGCGGACTGTGCGAGGCGGCGACGACCGCGGCGGGACGGGGAGGCGCAGGAGCGGCCGCTCACCGCTCCTGA
- a CDS encoding NAD(P)/FAD-dependent oxidoreductase, which yields MDRQRVAVVGGGVAGLTAAHILQRTYDVVLYEADDRLGGHAHTHELPTEDAGTVQVDSGFIVHNERTYPHLLRLFRELGVTTQESEMSMSVRCDGCGLEYAGARGAAGLLGGGNLLRGRHLRMLAEVPRFHRAARQTLASPDDGQTLGEFLDRRGFSPYFIGHFAIPLVAAVWSCAPDTALQYPARYLFRFLDHHGLLSVKGSPQWRTVTGGSASYVAKAAKHLTSVRTSTPVRAVTRAADHARVLTPDGDSTPYAAVVIAVHPDQALRLLADPTEDEVRILGAFTYSRNPTVLHRDTSLLPRSAHARASWNYWLPSCSARPESVQVSYDMNRLQQLPTAEPHIVTLNARGRVHPFDVIARMVYEHPVYTPRSVAAQQELPRLNTSVTAFAGAYHGWGFHEDGCRSGVAAAEALGVQW from the coding sequence GTGGACCGGCAGAGAGTGGCAGTGGTGGGCGGGGGCGTGGCCGGGCTGACGGCCGCCCACATCCTGCAACGCACCTACGACGTGGTGCTGTACGAGGCGGACGACCGCCTCGGAGGCCACGCCCACACCCATGAGCTACCCACCGAGGACGCGGGAACGGTCCAGGTGGACAGCGGATTCATCGTGCACAACGAGCGCACCTACCCGCACCTGCTGCGGCTGTTCCGCGAACTCGGCGTCACCACCCAGGAATCCGAGATGAGCATGTCCGTCCGGTGCGACGGCTGCGGCCTGGAGTACGCGGGCGCCCGGGGCGCGGCCGGACTGCTCGGCGGGGGCAACCTGCTGCGCGGCCGCCACCTGCGCATGCTCGCCGAGGTGCCGCGCTTCCACCGCGCCGCCCGCCAGACGCTCGCCTCCCCCGACGACGGCCAGACCCTGGGGGAGTTCCTCGACCGGCGCGGCTTCTCCCCCTACTTCATCGGCCACTTCGCCATCCCGCTCGTCGCGGCCGTCTGGTCGTGCGCACCGGACACCGCCCTCCAGTACCCCGCCCGCTACCTCTTCCGCTTCCTGGACCACCACGGACTGCTCTCCGTCAAGGGGTCCCCGCAGTGGCGAACGGTCACGGGCGGTTCGGCGAGCTACGTGGCCAAGGCCGCCAAGCACCTGACCTCCGTCCGCACCTCGACCCCGGTCCGGGCCGTCACGCGCGCCGCCGACCACGCGCGCGTGCTCACCCCGGACGGCGACTCGACCCCGTACGCGGCCGTGGTCATCGCCGTCCACCCCGACCAGGCGCTGCGCCTGCTGGCCGATCCGACCGAGGACGAGGTCCGGATCCTCGGCGCCTTCACGTACTCCCGCAACCCCACCGTGCTGCACCGCGACACCTCGCTGCTGCCCCGCTCCGCGCACGCGCGCGCCTCCTGGAACTACTGGCTCCCCTCCTGCTCGGCCCGGCCCGAGAGCGTGCAGGTCAGCTACGACATGAACCGGCTCCAGCAGCTGCCGACCGCCGAGCCGCACATCGTCACCCTCAACGCCCGCGGCCGGGTCCACCCCTTCGACGTGATCGCCCGCATGGTGTACGAGCACCCCGTCTACACCCCCCGGTCCGTCGCGGCGCAGCAGGAACTGCCCCGGCTGAACACCTCCGTGACCGCCTTCGCCGGCGCCTACCACGGTTGGGGCTTCCACGAGGACGGCTGCCGCTCCGGCGTCGCCGCGGCCGAGGCCCTGGGGGTGCAGTGGTGA
- a CDS encoding DUF1365 domain-containing protein, with protein MNGTPVRLAPPRVPALYECTVAHARTTPVRHAFLQRTYLWLIDIDDPPRIPRALRPLARFDPRDHFGGRAPTLRAGLQAQLAAHGVENADGRVLMLAHARVLGHVFNPLTLYWCHDRAGTPVCVVAEVHNTYGERHCYLLRPGADGLSEVPKDFYVSPFFAVEGFYRMRLPVPGDHLDLTVQLRHDDGTCPFTATVRGTYRPAGARALLGAALRHPWSTARVSAGIRIHGIRLFLRGLPVRPRPVRSPQEGTL; from the coding sequence GTGAACGGCACCCCCGTGCGGCTGGCCCCGCCCCGCGTACCGGCCCTCTACGAGTGCACCGTGGCCCACGCCCGCACCACCCCCGTCCGCCACGCCTTCCTCCAGCGCACCTACTTGTGGCTCATCGACATCGACGACCCACCCCGCATACCCAGGGCGCTGCGCCCGCTGGCCCGCTTCGACCCCCGTGACCACTTCGGCGGCCGGGCCCCCACCCTGCGCGCGGGCCTGCAGGCCCAACTCGCCGCCCACGGGGTGGAGAACGCCGACGGGCGCGTCCTGATGCTCGCCCACGCCCGGGTCCTCGGCCACGTCTTCAACCCGCTGACCCTCTACTGGTGCCACGACCGCGCCGGCACCCCGGTCTGCGTCGTCGCCGAGGTCCACAACACCTACGGCGAGCGCCACTGCTACCTGCTGCGCCCCGGCGCCGACGGACTGTCCGAGGTCCCCAAGGACTTCTACGTCTCGCCGTTCTTCGCGGTCGAGGGCTTCTACCGGATGCGGCTGCCCGTCCCCGGCGACCACCTCGACCTGACCGTGCAACTGCGCCACGACGACGGGACCTGCCCGTTCACCGCGACCGTACGGGGCACTTACCGCCCGGCCGGTGCCCGCGCCCTGCTCGGCGCCGCCCTGCGCCACCCGTGGTCCACGGCCCGGGTCTCCGCCGGCATCCGCATCCACGGCATCCGCCTCTTCCTCCGCGGCCTCCCGGTCCGCCCCCGTCCCGTCCGTTCCCCGCAGGAAGGCACCCTGTGA
- a CDS encoding alpha/beta fold hydrolase, translating into MFGRRLVRARRVSAAAVTLAVSLALCAGAAPEAARDDGDGRARPVDIGGGRRVLLDCRGSGSPTVVLVSGARGASDEWTHIADAARPGADPKPDPSAVLPEVARFTRVCAYDRPGTTRLDGTPNRSTPVTQPTTAAAGVGDLRAALAAAGEHPPYVLVGASWGAMIASLFARTEPARTAGVVTVDGASPFLKDTLTPAQWSAWMDKVRAMDTGKGLETPDYPAAVRELRGAPALPRGLPAVVLTSDHPWDLSVGGGSTWPAWLAAQRRLAEDLRARHVTDTDSGHGIAVEQPRLVVRAIRDVVEQARAGQER; encoded by the coding sequence GTGTTCGGAAGACGCTTGGTCCGGGCCCGTCGCGTGTCCGCCGCCGCTGTCACCCTCGCCGTCTCGCTCGCGCTGTGCGCGGGGGCGGCGCCCGAGGCGGCCCGGGACGACGGGGACGGCCGGGCCCGCCCGGTGGACATCGGTGGCGGTCGCCGCGTGCTGCTGGACTGCCGCGGATCAGGATCCCCCACGGTCGTGCTCGTGTCCGGTGCCAGGGGCGCGTCGGACGAGTGGACGCACATCGCGGACGCAGCGCGTCCGGGGGCCGACCCGAAGCCCGATCCGTCGGCGGTGCTCCCGGAGGTCGCCCGGTTCACGCGGGTGTGCGCCTACGACCGTCCCGGCACGACCCGGCTGGACGGTACGCCGAACCGTTCGACGCCGGTGACCCAGCCCACCACGGCTGCGGCGGGCGTCGGGGACCTGCGGGCAGCGCTCGCCGCGGCCGGTGAGCACCCGCCGTACGTCCTGGTCGGTGCCTCGTGGGGAGCGATGATCGCCTCGCTGTTCGCGCGTACCGAGCCGGCGCGGACCGCCGGGGTGGTGACCGTCGACGGCGCCTCCCCGTTCCTCAAGGACACCCTGACACCGGCCCAGTGGTCGGCGTGGATGGACAAGGTCCGGGCCATGGACACCGGGAAGGGCCTCGAAACACCGGACTACCCCGCCGCCGTGCGGGAGCTGCGCGGGGCGCCGGCCCTGCCCCGGGGCCTGCCCGCCGTCGTGCTCACCTCCGACCACCCCTGGGACCTCTCGGTCGGAGGCGGATCGACCTGGCCGGCCTGGCTGGCCGCCCAGCGGCGCCTGGCCGAGGACCTGCGGGCCCGGCACGTCACCGACACCGACAGCGGCCACGGCATCGCCGTCGAGCAGCCGCGGCTCGTCGTGCGGGCGATCCGCGACGTGGTCGAGCAGGCCCGCGCCGGTCAGGAGCGGTGA
- a CDS encoding cryptochrome/photolyase family protein, with translation MNVSVVLFTSDLRVHDHPPLRAALGPGNETVPLFVRDPAVDRAGFAAPNRLAFLADCLAGLDSGLRERGGRLVVRSGDPVAEVCAVVRQADADEVHMAAGCSAFALRREQRLRSALEADGRRLYVHDGVVTALPAGAVTPSGSDHFAVFTPYFRRWSSERLREPLAPPHEVRVPGAIRSEALPSRAAVAAVSAGLATGGEPEGRQRLVDWLKEYADGYEEGHDDLPGDATSRLSPYIHFGAVSAAEAVHRARSRGGAGAEAFVRQLCWRDFQYQLLAARPGAAARDYRTRADRWRRGEAAEADLLAWKEGRTGYPVVDAAMRQLAHEGWMPGRGRLLAASFLTKTLYIDWRAGARHFLDLLVDGDVANNQLNWQWVAGTGTDSRPNRVLNPVIQGKRYDPDGAYVRRWIPELAGLPGPSVHEPWRLAGPERARYDYPHPLVGLPEGLARFRQARGKDGP, from the coding sequence ATGAACGTCTCGGTCGTCCTGTTCACCTCGGACCTCCGCGTCCACGACCATCCGCCGCTGCGCGCCGCGCTGGGCCCCGGGAACGAGACCGTTCCGCTCTTCGTCCGGGACCCGGCGGTCGACCGCGCCGGCTTCGCGGCGCCCAACCGGCTCGCCTTCCTCGCGGACTGCCTGGCCGGACTCGACTCCGGGCTGCGCGAGCGCGGCGGCCGGCTCGTGGTGCGCTCGGGGGACCCCGTCGCCGAGGTGTGCGCCGTCGTACGGCAGGCCGACGCCGACGAGGTGCACATGGCGGCCGGGTGCAGCGCCTTCGCCCTGCGCCGCGAACAGCGGCTGCGCAGCGCCCTGGAGGCCGACGGGCGGCGCCTGTACGTCCACGACGGCGTGGTCACCGCCCTGCCCGCCGGCGCCGTGACGCCCAGCGGATCCGATCACTTCGCCGTCTTCACCCCGTACTTCAGGCGCTGGTCGAGCGAGCGGCTGCGCGAGCCGCTCGCGCCGCCGCACGAGGTCCGGGTGCCCGGAGCGATCCGCTCCGAGGCGCTCCCGTCCCGCGCCGCGGTAGCCGCCGTCTCGGCGGGCCTGGCCACCGGGGGCGAGCCGGAGGGCAGACAGCGTCTCGTGGACTGGCTGAAGGAGTACGCCGACGGGTACGAGGAAGGCCACGACGACCTGCCCGGCGACGCCACCTCCCGACTCTCCCCGTACATCCACTTCGGCGCGGTCTCGGCGGCAGAGGCCGTGCACCGGGCGCGGTCCCGGGGCGGAGCGGGCGCCGAGGCCTTCGTACGACAGCTCTGCTGGCGCGACTTCCAGTACCAGCTCCTCGCCGCCCGCCCCGGCGCCGCCGCCCGGGACTACCGCACCCGGGCCGACCGCTGGCGGCGCGGCGAGGCGGCCGAGGCCGACCTGCTCGCCTGGAAGGAGGGCCGCACCGGCTACCCGGTGGTGGACGCGGCCATGCGGCAACTCGCCCACGAGGGCTGGATGCCGGGCCGGGGCCGGCTGCTCGCCGCGTCCTTCCTGACCAAGACGCTCTACATCGACTGGCGCGCCGGAGCCCGCCACTTCCTCGACCTGCTGGTCGACGGCGACGTGGCCAACAACCAGCTCAACTGGCAGTGGGTGGCCGGCACCGGTACCGACAGCCGCCCCAACCGGGTGCTCAACCCGGTGATCCAGGGCAAGCGGTACGACCCCGACGGCGCGTACGTACGGCGCTGGATCCCGGAACTCGCCGGACTGCCGGGCCCTTCGGTCCACGAGCCCTGGCGGCTGGCCGGCCCGGAACGGGCCCGGTACGACTACCCGCACCCCCTGGTCGGGCTCCCGGAAGGGCTCGCCCGCTTCCGGCAGGCCCGCGGCAAGGACGGCCCGTGA
- a CDS encoding cyclopropane-fatty-acyl-phospholipid synthase family protein yields the protein MTISYVPAHESALAPVDPARWPDVARPPHTSALRTAVAERIIGRALARLPLRVRHGAGEPSPYRVPRQEGALPTLTLHDPGAFHRRIGADGLIGFGESYMAGEWDSDDLVDVLTVLATHVDDLVPAPLRRLREAWVRGRPEQQRNTPEGARENIHRHYDLSNELFTLFLDRSMSYSSAVFAAFPASPTTFTAAQHRKIDRLLDLADVGPGTRMLEIGTGWGELAIRAASRGAEVLTVTLSAEQRDLARERIAAAGLGDRITVELRDYRHVEGSFDAVVSVEMIEAVGAEYWATYFAALRRLLAPGGRVALQAITMPHERMLLTARTHTWISKYIFPGGVIPSREAITRASAAAGLGIVADDGFGDHYAETLRLWREEFDRRADSVAALGFDRTFHRMWELYLAYSEAGFRSRYLDVRQLLLTADDHGPQEPR from the coding sequence GTGACCATCTCGTACGTCCCGGCCCACGAGAGCGCGCTCGCACCCGTCGACCCGGCGCGCTGGCCCGACGTGGCCCGGCCGCCCCACACCTCGGCCCTGCGCACCGCCGTCGCCGAGCGGATCATCGGCCGGGCCCTCGCCCGGCTCCCGCTGCGGGTCCGGCACGGGGCCGGGGAGCCGTCCCCCTACCGCGTTCCCCGGCAGGAGGGGGCGCTGCCCACCCTCACCCTCCACGACCCCGGGGCCTTCCACCGCCGGATCGGCGCGGACGGCCTGATCGGCTTCGGAGAGTCGTACATGGCCGGGGAATGGGACAGCGACGACCTGGTCGACGTGCTGACCGTGCTCGCCACCCACGTCGACGACCTGGTGCCGGCGCCGCTGCGCCGACTGCGCGAAGCCTGGGTGCGCGGGCGCCCGGAGCAGCAGCGCAACACCCCCGAGGGGGCGCGGGAGAACATCCACCGCCACTACGACCTGTCCAACGAACTGTTCACCCTGTTCCTCGACCGGAGCATGAGCTACTCCTCGGCGGTCTTCGCCGCCTTCCCCGCCTCACCCACCACCTTCACCGCCGCCCAGCACCGCAAGATCGACCGGCTCCTCGACCTCGCGGACGTCGGACCCGGCACCCGGATGCTGGAGATCGGCACCGGGTGGGGCGAGCTGGCGATCCGGGCCGCCTCCCGGGGTGCCGAGGTGCTGACCGTGACCCTCTCCGCCGAGCAGCGCGACCTGGCCCGGGAACGCATTGCCGCAGCCGGACTCGGCGACCGGATCACCGTCGAACTGCGCGACTACCGGCACGTCGAAGGCTCCTTCGACGCCGTCGTCAGCGTCGAGATGATCGAAGCGGTCGGCGCCGAGTACTGGGCCACCTACTTCGCCGCCCTGCGCCGGCTCCTCGCCCCCGGCGGCCGCGTCGCCCTCCAGGCCATCACCATGCCCCACGAGCGCATGCTCCTCACCGCCCGCACGCACACCTGGATCAGCAAGTACATCTTCCCCGGCGGGGTCATCCCCTCCCGTGAGGCGATCACCCGCGCGAGCGCGGCGGCCGGGCTCGGCATCGTGGCGGACGACGGCTTCGGCGACCACTACGCCGAGACGCTGCGGCTGTGGCGCGAGGAGTTCGACCGCCGGGCCGACTCCGTCGCCGCCCTCGGCTTCGACCGCACCTTCCACCGCATGTGGGAGCTCTACCTCGCCTACTCCGAGGCCGGATTCCGCTCGCGCTACCTGGACGTACGCCAACTCCTGCTCACCGCCGACGACCACGGGCCGCAGGAGCCCCGATGA
- a CDS encoding DUF1295 domain-containing protein codes for MTTGVDWGALSLNLSVAAGAAFAVMLVTFAVAVVKSLHRIVDVAWGVAFAAVALTSWLLSAGYGDDGRRFAVAAATAVWGLRLALHIARRGRGHGEDPRYARMLARAPGSTRLYALRKVYLLQGALVWLVSLPVQAASYVPVPLGPLAAVGLLFWATGLLFEAVGDFQLARFKERPEHRGTIMDRGLWSWTRHPNYFGDFLVWWGLYLLACATWQTAALTLVSPLVMSVLLIWGSGKRLLEAHMADRPGYADYAARTSGFFPRPPRRTHGEAG; via the coding sequence ATGACCACCGGCGTCGACTGGGGCGCGCTGTCCCTGAACCTGTCCGTCGCGGCCGGCGCCGCGTTCGCCGTCATGCTGGTCACCTTCGCCGTGGCCGTCGTCAAGAGCCTGCACCGGATCGTCGACGTCGCCTGGGGCGTCGCCTTCGCCGCGGTGGCGCTCACCAGCTGGCTGCTGTCGGCCGGGTACGGCGACGACGGCCGGCGTTTCGCGGTCGCCGCGGCGACCGCCGTGTGGGGGCTGCGCCTGGCCCTGCACATCGCCCGGCGCGGCCGGGGGCACGGCGAGGACCCGCGCTACGCCCGCATGCTCGCCCGGGCACCGGGCAGCACCCGGCTCTACGCCCTGCGCAAGGTCTACCTCCTCCAGGGCGCGCTGGTCTGGCTCGTCTCGCTGCCCGTGCAGGCCGCGTCGTACGTGCCCGTTCCCCTCGGGCCGCTCGCCGCCGTCGGCCTGCTGTTCTGGGCGACCGGACTGCTCTTCGAGGCGGTCGGCGATTTCCAGCTGGCCCGCTTCAAGGAACGCCCCGAGCACCGTGGAACGATCATGGACCGCGGTCTGTGGAGCTGGACCCGGCACCCCAACTACTTCGGTGACTTCCTCGTCTGGTGGGGTCTTTACCTGCTGGCCTGTGCGACCTGGCAGACTGCGGCACTGACGCTGGTCTCGCCCTTGGTGATGAGCGTGCTGCTGATCTGGGGCAGCGGCAAGAGACTGTTGGAGGCGCACATGGCGGACCGGCCCGGTTACGCCGACTATGCAGCCCGCACCAGCGGGTTCTTCCCGCGCCCGCCGCGCCGCACGCACGGGGAGGCGGGGTGA
- a CDS encoding alpha/beta hydrolase produces MTTGTERDTESTGEGRALVLRTSPEIPAAAVLLLHGGREEGPEPPPLVNLPALRMRPFAAAVVRATRGRDVLVAEVRYRHRGWNGSRCDAARDAEAALARLRGLAGDVPVVLVGHSMGGRAALRAAGEPLVHGVVALAPWCPPGEPVDHLAGRRLYLLHDEADRVTSAAGSWEFVRRSRLAGADATAIPMSTGGHAMLRGAGAWHRRTAALVTSLVTRD; encoded by the coding sequence GTGACGACCGGGACCGAGCGGGACACGGAGTCCACCGGCGAGGGCCGCGCCCTCGTGCTCCGTACGTCCCCCGAGATACCCGCGGCCGCGGTCCTCCTGCTGCACGGAGGGCGCGAGGAGGGGCCGGAGCCGCCGCCCCTGGTCAACCTGCCCGCGCTGCGGATGCGGCCCTTCGCGGCCGCCGTCGTCCGCGCCACGCGCGGACGCGACGTCCTGGTGGCGGAGGTGCGCTACCGGCACCGCGGCTGGAACGGCTCCCGCTGCGACGCCGCCCGGGACGCGGAGGCGGCCCTGGCGCGGCTGCGCGGGCTCGCCGGGGACGTACCGGTGGTTCTGGTCGGCCATTCGATGGGCGGCCGGGCGGCCCTGCGGGCCGCCGGCGAACCCCTGGTCCACGGCGTGGTGGCCCTCGCCCCCTGGTGTCCGCCGGGCGAACCGGTGGACCACCTCGCGGGCCGCCGCCTCTACCTGCTGCACGACGAGGCGGACCGGGTCACCTCGGCCGCCGGTTCCTGGGAGTTCGTCCGCCGGTCCCGGCTCGCGGGCGCCGACGCCACCGCCATCCCGATGTCCACCGGCGGCCACGCGATGCTCCGCGGCGCGGGTGCCTGGCACCGGCGTACCGCAGCGCTCGTCACCAGCCTGGTGACACGGGACTGA
- a CDS encoding sigma-70 family RNA polymerase sigma factor: MTAQSVTVRPSPVTAARDRLLDHEVAEGFVRGDERCLSAAYRRWGGLVLALAARTLGDSREAEDVSQQVFLAAWQGRANYRPERGPFPGWLVGITRRKIADALTARTRRLDLVAAAGAALPHPGEPPAGPETVLDRLLVTDELAKLPRAQREVLAMAFYADLTQAQIAERTGLPLGTVKSHARRGLHRMRHCLGGEERDGGGGGAGRSAAPVETRSHPPPVQHRSTRETAGTGRADRRARGVE; the protein is encoded by the coding sequence ATGACCGCACAGAGCGTCACCGTCAGGCCGTCCCCCGTGACCGCGGCCCGGGACCGGCTCCTCGACCACGAGGTCGCCGAGGGTTTCGTACGCGGCGACGAGCGGTGCCTGAGCGCCGCGTACCGGCGCTGGGGCGGGCTCGTCCTCGCCCTGGCGGCCCGCACCCTCGGCGATTCCCGGGAGGCCGAGGACGTCAGCCAGCAGGTCTTCCTGGCCGCCTGGCAGGGCCGCGCGAACTACCGGCCGGAGCGCGGCCCGTTCCCCGGCTGGCTCGTCGGCATCACCCGGCGGAAGATCGCCGACGCGCTCACGGCCCGTACCCGCAGGCTCGACCTGGTCGCCGCGGCCGGCGCCGCCCTGCCGCACCCGGGCGAGCCGCCGGCGGGCCCGGAAACCGTCCTGGACCGGCTGCTCGTCACCGACGAACTGGCGAAACTGCCCCGCGCGCAGCGGGAGGTGCTGGCCATGGCCTTCTACGCGGACCTCACCCAGGCCCAGATCGCCGAGCGCACCGGACTGCCGCTGGGCACCGTCAAGAGCCACGCCCGGCGGGGGTTGCACCGGATGCGCCACTGCCTCGGCGGCGAGGAGCGCGACGGCGGAGGTGGTGGAGCCGGCCGGTCCGCGGCACCCGTCGAAACAAGATCCCATCCGCCGCCCGTCCAGCACCGAAGTACCCGTGAAACGGCCGGCACCGGCCGTGCGGACAGGCGAGCGCGAGGGGTTGAGTGA
- a CDS encoding GNAT family N-acetyltransferase encodes MNGIRIVADQGEWRGGFEERVLAGYRAAGCSEPLARALLERAVEGVDGWTVATDGTGWIAVGVTEGNGTTVGRIHDVTVPWGRAWAERWCAEQGAGRVEVRLTGGAGGFADYPVRQQIRMGVTAERPELPPGLTVRRLTEEEYPAWYAAEEAAYISDIVRAGTLTPEQAKAKSDQDFARYLPQGYRSPGHAFYVMEADGRAVGTGWVNHGFLPGVTFGFSLEVYEEQRGKGYGRAAMAVGQWATRQGGDEAMMFNVFGGNDVAMSLYDSTGFAVLDEYRSIAL; translated from the coding sequence ATGAACGGGATACGGATCGTGGCCGACCAGGGTGAGTGGCGGGGCGGGTTCGAGGAGCGGGTGCTGGCCGGGTACCGCGCAGCGGGCTGTTCGGAGCCGCTGGCCCGGGCCTTGCTGGAGCGCGCGGTGGAGGGCGTCGACGGCTGGACGGTCGCCACGGACGGCACCGGGTGGATCGCGGTCGGGGTGACGGAGGGCAACGGCACCACCGTGGGCCGGATCCATGACGTGACGGTGCCGTGGGGGCGTGCGTGGGCCGAGCGGTGGTGCGCCGAGCAGGGGGCGGGGCGGGTGGAGGTCCGACTCACCGGCGGAGCGGGAGGGTTCGCCGACTACCCCGTACGGCAACAGATCCGGATGGGCGTCACGGCCGAACGGCCCGAGTTGCCACCGGGCCTGACGGTCCGCCGGCTCACCGAGGAGGAGTACCCGGCCTGGTACGCGGCCGAGGAAGCCGCCTACATCTCGGACATCGTCCGGGCCGGAACCCTGACCCCGGAGCAGGCCAAGGCGAAGTCCGACCAGGACTTCGCCCGTTACCTCCCCCAGGGGTACCGGTCCCCGGGCCACGCCTTCTACGTGATGGAGGCCGACGGCCGGGCGGTCGGCACCGGCTGGGTGAACCACGGCTTCCTGCCGGGCGTCACCTTCGGCTTCTCGCTCGAGGTGTACGAGGAGCAACGCGGCAAGGGCTACGGCCGGGCCGCGATGGCCGTCGGCCAGTGGGCCACCCGCCAGGGCGGCGACGAGGCGATGATGTTCAACGTCTTCGGCGGCAACGACGTCGCGATGAGCCTGTACGACAGCACCGGCTTCGCCGTACTGGACGAGTACCGCTCGATCGCCCTCTAG